A region from the Sutcliffiella horikoshii genome encodes:
- a CDS encoding glycosyltransferase family 4 protein: MNVLWLANIPLPEASDLMNENPLPLGGWLITASKNLSTKDNIKLSIAFPNPQSKDIKKLTGEKINYFSFPAINFKDKESVRQNKYLKNILLELKPDLVHIFGTEFAHSLAMINICKEQGIKTVINIQGLVSVIAKHYTAGIPIRVQTRFTFRDFVKRSNILLQQKQFEKRGLLEIEAIQKANHIIGRTTWDKACAAQINPNVAYHFCNETLREEFYKHEWVYENCEKYSIFLSQASYPIKGLHHVLEALPSILKKYPQTKVYIAGPDVTVAKTLKDKLKKSSYAKYIEELIERNNLINHISFTGVLQEKQMCERFLKSHIFVSPSIIENESNSLSEAKILGVPSIASYVGGVIDRLKHNEEGFLYQHDAAYMLAHYVCEIFENEIMAKEFSGNARENALQTHNPLNNTKRLFEIYEEILQKKE, from the coding sequence ATGAATGTTCTATGGCTGGCCAACATCCCACTTCCTGAAGCAAGTGATCTCATGAATGAAAATCCACTACCACTTGGAGGTTGGCTTATAACAGCATCGAAAAATTTGTCAACAAAGGATAATATAAAACTTTCAATTGCATTTCCTAACCCACAATCAAAAGATATAAAAAAACTTACTGGAGAAAAAATTAATTACTTTTCTTTTCCTGCTATAAATTTTAAGGACAAGGAATCCGTCCGTCAAAACAAATATCTAAAAAATATACTATTAGAGTTAAAGCCGGACCTTGTTCATATTTTCGGGACGGAGTTTGCCCATTCCTTGGCAATGATAAACATTTGTAAGGAACAGGGAATTAAAACGGTAATTAATATTCAGGGCCTTGTTTCCGTTATTGCAAAACATTATACAGCTGGAATACCAATAAGAGTTCAAACAAGATTCACATTCAGAGATTTTGTTAAACGTAGTAATATTCTCCTTCAACAAAAACAGTTTGAAAAAAGGGGATTACTTGAGATCGAAGCAATTCAAAAAGCAAATCATATTATCGGTCGAACAACGTGGGATAAGGCATGCGCTGCTCAGATTAACCCCAATGTTGCCTATCATTTTTGCAATGAAACTTTAAGGGAAGAATTTTACAAGCATGAGTGGGTATATGAAAATTGCGAAAAATACTCGATATTCTTGAGTCAAGCATCTTATCCTATAAAAGGGTTACATCATGTGCTCGAGGCGCTACCCTCTATTTTAAAGAAATACCCACAGACAAAGGTGTACATCGCAGGACCCGATGTTACAGTAGCAAAAACCTTAAAAGATAAACTTAAAAAATCGTCGTATGCGAAGTATATTGAAGAATTGATAGAAAGAAATAACTTGATAAATCATATTTCTTTTACTGGGGTTCTTCAAGAAAAACAGATGTGTGAGCGTTTCTTAAAGTCGCATATATTTGTATCACCATCAATAATTGAAAATGAATCGAATTCACTAAGTGAAGCCAAAATTCTTGGTGTACCGAGCATTGCATCATATGTTGGAGGAGTAATTGATAGATTAAAACATAATGAGGAAGGTTTTTTATATCAACACGATGCAGCATATATGTTAGCACACTATGTATGTGAAATATTCGAAAATGAAATTATGGCTAAAGAATTTTCTGGAAATGCTAGAGAAAATGCATTACAAACGCATAATCCACTAAACAACACCAAACGTTTATTCGAGATATACGAAGAAATTTTACAAAAGAAGGAATAG
- a CDS encoding O-antigen polymerase, translating to MAILTSFICLFLIMVSAIIDRRIYSPFILFNFWWGITIFISNFGFFGIYVPSEYTYFIMLVAILSFNFPLIYYLKKSSFKQQPKYINEEKQQVFSQELINNLFLKLLLVSLGIVVTILAIRSVKALQLLMSGVSYIAIRYNYFRQETIMSGYDHLINNLFVLPVIVFSIIFVSLQFFQKKYNKLVVIATILSIILYVFSSGGRSIIISFGIVFIAAYFINRKQINQIKFLKKLLMQVFIITILLSLVFVSLKRLETDGGIGGVLSTVIIYFTAPYLYFENMLPLAMNDDSIFFGGAFFGGIIDVFIFILRFVGFDINPIASYISEHNQTYITVSNEGAIYNAFPTMVYTFFYDFGYLGVILGSLMFGILSLVIYKKMLKTNNFGYKGAYIMIILMIFESPMRWIGTSTHTWVVIIMFLILSYYSKQKK from the coding sequence ATGGCAATTCTAACTAGTTTTATTTGTCTTTTTTTAATCATGGTTTCGGCAATTATCGATAGAAGAATATACAGTCCTTTTATTTTATTTAATTTTTGGTGGGGGATTACAATTTTTATATCGAATTTTGGTTTTTTTGGTATATATGTTCCTAGTGAATATACTTACTTTATTATGTTAGTAGCTATCTTATCATTTAATTTCCCTTTAATTTATTATTTGAAAAAATCAAGTTTCAAGCAACAGCCAAAGTATATTAATGAAGAGAAACAACAAGTATTCAGTCAAGAGTTAATTAATAATTTATTTTTGAAGTTATTGTTAGTGTCACTTGGAATAGTGGTAACAATATTGGCTATTAGATCTGTAAAGGCATTACAATTGTTAATGTCAGGAGTTAGTTATATTGCAATAAGGTATAATTACTTTAGACAAGAAACAATAATGAGCGGCTACGATCATCTTATAAATAATTTATTTGTTCTTCCAGTAATTGTTTTTAGCATTATATTTGTATCATTACAGTTTTTCCAAAAAAAATATAATAAGCTAGTTGTCATAGCGACAATACTATCCATTATACTTTATGTTTTCTCATCTGGTGGTAGAAGTATAATTATATCATTTGGAATAGTTTTTATTGCTGCCTATTTTATTAACAGAAAGCAAATTAATCAAATAAAGTTTCTAAAAAAATTATTAATGCAAGTATTTATTATAACTATTCTTTTATCTCTAGTCTTTGTCTCTCTAAAAAGACTTGAAACTGACGGAGGAATTGGCGGTGTACTTTCTACCGTCATAATATACTTTACTGCTCCATATCTATATTTTGAGAATATGCTTCCTCTTGCTATGAATGATGACTCCATATTTTTCGGTGGTGCTTTTTTTGGGGGAATCATTGATGTATTTATTTTCATTCTGAGATTTGTTGGTTTTGATATTAATCCTATTGCATCTTATATAAGTGAACATAATCAAACCTATATTACAGTGAGTAATGAAGGTGCTATTTATAATGCTTTTCCAACCATGGTATATACATTTTTTTATGACTTTGGTTATTTAGGGGTAATACTTGGCTCATTAATGTTTGGAATACTCTCGTTAGTTATCTATAAAAAAATGCTTAAAACTAATAACTTTGGTTACAAAGGCGCATATATTATGATTATTTTAATGATCTTTGAAAGTCCAATGAGATGGATTGGAACAAGCACACACACCTGGGTAGTGATAATAATGTTTTTAATTCTATCTTACTATAGTAAACAGAAAAAATAG